In a genomic window of Gossypium arboreum isolate Shixiya-1 chromosome 9, ASM2569848v2, whole genome shotgun sequence:
- the LOC108451686 gene encoding serine/threonine protein phosphatase 2A 57 kDa regulatory subunit B' beta isoform-like: MIKMVGINIFPSLPPASHENTGQGASDPEEEEPYLDPTWPHLQIVYELLLRYVVSSDIDTKVAKKYIDHSFILKLLDLFDLEDPGEREFLKTILHTIYGKFMVHRSFIRKATNNIFYRFIYETERHSGIGELLEILGSIINGFALPMKEEHKLFLVRALIPLHKPKPIAMYHQQLSYCIIQFVEKDCKLADTVIKGLLKYWPLTNCQKEVLFLRELEEVLEATQFAEFQRCMVQLFRQIARCLNSLHFQVAERALFLWNNEHTVNLFALNRQVILPIIFEALERNIRSHWNQAVHGLTMNVRKMFMEMDANLFDECQKEFAEKEARTQEVEEQREMTWKNWQMWQRREETIW; encoded by the exons ATGATTAAAATGGTTGGAATCAACATTTTTCCGTCCCTACCTCCGGCGTCTCATGAAAATACAGGGCAAGGTGCCTCGGATCCTGAAGAAGAGGAACCCTATTTGGATCCTACGTGGCCACATTTACAGATTGTATACGAGCTTCTCTTGAGATATGTTGTGTCCTCGGATATCGATACTAAAGTTGCAAAGAAATACATTGATCATTCCTTCATTTTGAAGTTGCTTGATTTGTTTGATTTGGAGGATCCCGGGGAAAGGGAGTTTTTGAAAACGATTCTTCATACGATTTATGGTAAATTCATGGTGCATCGATCATTTATTAGGAAGGCGACAAATAATATCTTCTATAGGTTTATATATGAAACAGAGAGGCATAGTGGGATCGGGGAGCTTCTGGAGATTCTGGGGAGCATCATAAATGGGTTCGCATTGCCTATGAAAGAGGAACATAAGTTGTTCCTTGTGAGAGCGTTGATTCCTTTGCATAAGCCGAAACCTATTGCCATGTATCATCAGCAATTGTCTTATTGTATTATACAGTTTGTTGAGAAGGATTGTAAGCTAGCTGATACGGTTATTAAAGGGTTGTTGAAGTATTGGCCTTTGACTAATTGTCAGAAGGAAGTTCTCTTCCTCCGGGAACTTGAGGAAGTACTTGAAGCAACACAGTTTGCTGAGTTCCAACGATGTATGGTTCAGCTTTTCAGACAGATTGCACGTTGCCTCAATAGCTTACATTTCCAG GTTGCAGAAAGAGCCCTTTTCTTGTGGAATAATGAACACACTGTGAACTTATTTGCCCTGAATCGGCAGGTAATATTACCAATCATATTTGAGGCGTTGGAGAGGAATATCCGCAGTCATTGGAATCAGGCAGTTCATGGGTTGACCATGAATGTGCGGAAGATGTTCATGGAAATGGATGCTAATTTGTTTGATGAGTGTCAGAAAGAGTTTGCAGAGAAAGAAGCCAGAACCCAAGAGGTGGAAGAGCAAAGAGAAATGACATGGAAAAACTGGCAGATGTGGCAGCGGAGAGAGGAAACAATATGGTAA